The following are from one region of the Silene latifolia isolate original U9 population chromosome 9, ASM4854445v1, whole genome shotgun sequence genome:
- the LOC141599051 gene encoding putative magnesium transporter NIPA4 — protein MAAVAAAVVASSSDSGDVSYKGMSGDNIKGLVLALSSSCFIGASFIVKKKGLKKAGASGLRAGVGGYSYLYEPLWWIGMITMIVGEIANFAAYAFSPAILVTPLGALSIIISAVLAHIILKERLHIFGMLGCVLCVVGSTTIVLHAPPEREIESVIEVWNLATEPGFLFYAALIMTAVFVLIFHVIPEYGQTHIMVYIGVCSLVGSLSVMSVKALGIAMKLTLSGMNQLIYPQTWAFTMIVAACVVTQMNYLNKALDTFNTAVVSPIYYVMFTSFTILASVIMFKDWDRQSPTQIVTEMCGFVTILAGTFLLHKTKDLSDGLSSSLPVKMSKHMGENGFEESEGIPLRRQESRSEDSEGIPLRRQDSLRSP, from the exons ATGGCGGCGGTAGCGGCGGCGGTGGTGGCGTCGTCGTCCGACAGCGGTGACGTGTCGTATAAGGGAATGTCGGGGGATAATATCAAAGGTTTGGTGTTAGCTTTGTCGTCTAGCTGTTTTATTGGTGCTAGCTTCATTGTTAAGAAAAAAGGTTTGAAGAAAGCTGGTGCTTCTGGTCTTAGGGCTG GAGTTGGTGGTTATTCTTATTTATATGAGCCGCTGTGGTGGATAGGCATGATTACAA TGATTGTTGGAGAAATTGCCAACTTTGCTGCATATGCATTTTCACCTGCCATTTTGGTCACTCCTCTTGGGGCATTAAGCATCATCATTAG CGCTGTTCTTGCACATATTATTTTAAAGGAGAGGCTACACATTTTTGGAATGCTTGGTTGTGTTCTATGTGTCGTTGGCTCAACTACAATTGTTCTACACGCACCTCCAGAACGTGAGATTGAATCTGTAATTGAAGTTTGGAATCTAGCTACTGAACCTG GTTTTCTCTTTTATGCGGCTCTGATCATGACTGCTGTGTTTGTGCTCATCTTTCACGTTATACCAGAATATGGACAGACACATATTATGGTTTATATTGGAGTTTGTTCATTAGTGGGCTCCTTATCA GTCATGAGTGTGAAAGCGCTAGGAATTGCTATGAAGCTGACACTCTCAGGAATGAATcaactcatataccctcaaacatGGGCCTTCACCATGATTGTAGCTGCTTGTGTGGTTACCCAAATGAATTATTTGAATAAG GCTCTTGACACATTCAACACAGCTGTAGTTTCCCCAATTTACTATGTCATGTTCACTTCATTTACAATACTGGCTAGCGTGATCATGTTTAAG GATTGGGATAGGCAGAGTCCTACACAGATAGTGACCGAAATGTGTGGTTTTGTGACAATTCTAGCAGGGacctttcttcttcacaaaacaAAAGACCTATCTGATG GACTATCTAGTTCTTTGCCTGTGAAAATGAGCAAGCACATGGGAGAAAATGGGTTTGAGGAATCGGAGGGTATACCCCTCAGACGACAAGAATCAAGGTCTGAGGATTCTGAGGGTATACCCCTCAGACGGCAAGATTCACTAAGATCGCCTTGA
- the LOC141600565 gene encoding uncharacterized protein LOC141600565 — translation MAKNKRKSMAEDIHLKKLPRIDEDEEFVDTEPLSLPGQPLKFEKKNGLCFIVKKEYVKSRSKFFNRIHIHDSKLLLNQKQDKVNRFAVRVERCNASFLEFFSGPAVFRAVQSKAVALSYSQLLKDIQTAMQSQLAATQHLFKLLTRHMVVRRQKNVCLNEIDKQTADVDGDVNVEDLDLTDPRLISIFREKHQAMINLSRVHISAFSKLKALTSEP, via the exons ATGgcgaaaaacaaaagaaaatcaatGGCGGAGGATATTCATCTTAAAAAACTACCACGAATCGACGAAGACGAAGAATTCGTCGATACCGAACCCTTGTCTCTCCCCGGGCAGCCTTTAAAATTTG AAAAGAAAAATGGGTTGTGCTTCATTGTGAAGAAGGAATATGTCAAATCGAGATCTAAATTCTTCAACAGGATTCATATACATGATTCTAAGTTGTTATTAAATCAAAAGCAG GATAAGGTAAACCGTTTTGCTGTACGTGTAGAACGATGCAATGCGAGTTTTCTCGAGTTTTTTAGTGGACCCGCTGTTTTTCGTGCTGTTCAGTCTAAAGCTGTTGCATTAAG CTATAGTCAATTGTTGAAGGATATTCAGACTGCAATGCAATCTCAGCTCGCTGCTACACAACATTTATTTAAATTACTAACGAGACATATGGTTGTCAGACGCC AGAAAAATGTTTGCCTGAATGAGATTGACAAGCAAACTGCTGATGTCGATGGTGATGTTAATGTGGAAGATTTAGACTTGACAGATCCTCGTCTGATTTCCATATTCAGGGAAAAGCATCAGGCGATGATAAATCTAAGTCGGGTACATATCTCCGCTTTCAGTAAATTAAAGGCTTTAACATCAGAGCcgtaa